In one window of Episyrphus balteatus chromosome 3, idEpiBalt1.1, whole genome shotgun sequence DNA:
- the LOC129916134 gene encoding decapping nuclease DXO homolog, whose amino-acid sequence MSFINTKLFGKRNSYARTQTQFPNFQKPLALGCFSLDQNRVNKNTTDSLRYFRMPSIFPLNLNTDNEQAKTKPTGFSKNERLFPMLRFILDHQEDLLTNKLDSVNTRAVEEIDFICFRGSLRVVLKTPFEGREGWCIQATKFKGNIYLNEKEQETYDEYSDQQRYAYGCGLKFEQHCLVASPYEEPVTNVPVEEAIEFLCVFKRQFSNINLLYGSVMDGILSDEPVMNIENNDILNSLKFMELSCSLRPITEQQHRNFCRFKCRNWWCMSFLAGINDNMIGYRNESGFVDEIVHMDTESLVQQGANFWDPLQCVDFLVKFLNMVKREMKDIDCPHTVYEFYFKPPSREITYRIYAGKSSNTLLSDWYVTALQNRFVEVP is encoded by the exons ATGTCTTTTATAAACACAAAACTTTTTGGCAAACGCAATTCATATGCAAGAACTCAAACTCAATTTCCCAACTTTCAAAAACCACTAGCACTTGGATGCTTCAGTCTTGATCAGAATCGTGTTAACAAAAACACGACAGACAGTTTGCGTTACTTTCGAATGCCGTCAATATTTCCACTCAATCTAAATACCGATAACGAACAAGCCAAGACAAAGCCTACAGGGTTTAGTAAAAATGAACGATTGTTTCCGATGTTGCGTTTCATACTTGATCACCAGGAGGATTTACTAACAAATAAACTTGACTCTGTCAATACAAGAGCTGTTgaagaaattgattttatttgctTTCGAGGGTCACTTCGTGTAGTATTGAAAACACCCTTTGAAGGTCGAGAGGGTTGGTGCATTCAAGCCACTAAATTCAAAGGAAATATCTATCTCAATGAGAAAGAACAAGAAACTTACGACGAGTATAGTGATCAGCAAAGATATGCCTATGGGTGTGGACTGAAATTTGAGCAACATTGCTTAGTGGCGAGTCCTTATGAGGAGCCGGTTACAAATGTTCCCGTAGAAGAAGCCATAGAATTCCTCTGTGTGTTTAAGAGACAATTCTCTAATATTAACTTACTTTATGGGTCCGTTATGGATGGCATTTTGAGTGATGAGCCTGTTATGAATATTGAGAACAATGATATTTTGAATTCTTTGAAATTTATGGAGCTAAGTTGCTCACTTCGCCCGATCACTGAACAACAGCATCgcaatttttgcagattcaagtGCAGGAATTGGTGGTGCATGAGCTTTCTAGCTGGCATTAATGATAACATGATTGGCTATCGGAATGAAAGTGGTTTCGTTGACGAAATTGTACACATGGACACAGAATCATTGGTTCAACAGGGAGCG AACTTTTGGGATCCATTACAATGTGTTGACTTCCttgtaaaattcttaaatatggTAAAACGAGAAATGAAAGATATAGACTGTCCACATACGGtctatgaattttattttaaacctcCGTCGAGAGAGATCACTTATCGCATTTATGCTGGGAAATCGTCAAATACACTTTTATCTGATTGGTATGTGACGGCGTTGCAAAACCGATTTGTGGAAGTACCATAA